GTGCCGGTCAGCGGGTTGTCGTTGGCGTAGGCGAAGGGGTTGGCGTTGGCGGAGTCGGGCAGCGGGGACTGGGCCACGGTGTCGTGGTTCATGAACTGGCCGGTGGCCGGGTTGTACCAGCGGGCGGCCATGTCGACCTTGCCGGTGGCGTTGTCGGTCCAGCCGGACTGGTAGCCGAGGTCGCCCTCGGGGGTGCCGGTGGTGGCGGTGACGTTGCCGAGCGGGTCGTAGCCGGTGGAGGCGGTGACGTTGCCGAGCGGGTCGTAGCCGGTGGAGGCGGTGACCGCGGTGCCGGTGACGGAGAAGTCGCCGACGACGTCGTCGTGCTGGTCGGTCAGGGCGAGCGTCGCGGTGGTGCCGTTGTCCCACGAGGTGAGGCGGTCGGCCCAGTCGTAGGTGTACGTGTTGACGGCGGCACCGGCCAGCCCCGTAGTGGTCTTGCCGGTCTCGTTGCCGTCGGCGTCGTAGCTGTAGCCGATCGAGGCGACGGTGGCGCCGGCCGAGGTGGTGAGGATGTCGCCGGCGAGGTTGGTGCCGCCGATCGACAGTGGGCCGGTGCTCTGCTAGGGAGAGGGGTCGGTCCCGGTGGCCGCGGGGCGCCGTTGACGTAGAGGTTGATGCCTCCGGTGCTCGCGCCGTACTGGCTGACGAGGTGGGCCCCGGTTTTCAGCGCCGGCGCGGCGGGGGCGATGGCGTCGTAGAACGCGGCGGGCCACGCCGCGGCCTCCACTGGCGAGGCGGAAGCGGTAGGCCTTTTCGGCCGTGGACTGGAGGTAGAAGCCGGCCCGGGTGGTGTCGCCCTCGGCCACAAAGGTGCGGTAGGTGGAGGTGTCAGCGAGGTTCACCCACGCCGACACCGCGTACGAGGACGTGGTGTCGAGCACAGGGCCGTTGGTGGAGATGTCGCCGACGGTGCCGGTGGTGGCGGTGTGCCTCCCCCGCCGCGGCCCCGTGGCCAGGCCCGTACACGCCCCCGGCCCCGCCGTCCGGGGACGGCGGGGCCGGGGCCGGGGACCGGGTCCGGGGACGGGGCCCGGGGCTCAGGCCCAGGGGATCAGGCGGAGGGCACCTCGAAGGCGTCCTGCTGCCGGCCGTCCTGGGCCCGCGCGGCCTCGCGGACGGCGCCGGCGACCGCGCCCGCCACCTTGTCGTTGAAGACGCTGGGCACGATGTAGTTCGGGTTCAGCTCGTCGTCGCCGACGACACCGGCCAGGGCGCGGGCGGCGGCGAGCATCATCTCGGTGTTGACGGTGCGCGACTGGGCGTCCAGCAGGCCGCGGAAGACGCCCGGGAAGACCAGCACGTTGTTGATCTGGTTGGGGAAGTCGCTGCGGCCGGTGGCCACCACGGCGGCGGTCTCGCGGGCGACGGCGGGGTCGACCTCGGGGTCGGGGTTGGCCAGCGCGAAGACGATCGCGCCCTCCGCCATCCGGGCGACGTCGGCCCCGTCGAGCAGGTTCGGGGCGGAGACGCCGATGAAGACGTCGGCGCCGACCACGGCCTCCTTGAGGGTGCCGGTGACGCCCTCGGGGTTGGTGTTGTCGGCGATCCAGCGCAGGGCGCTGTCCGGGTCGGCGTCCACCAGGTCGTCGCGCTCGGCGTGGACGACGCCGTGGATGTCGGCGACCACCGCGTGCTTGACGCCGGCTGCCAGCAGCAGCTTGAGGATGGCGGTGCCGGCCGCTCCGGCGCCGGACATCACCACCCGCAGGTCGCCGATCTGCTTGCCGACGCAGCGCAGCGCGTTGGTCAGCGCGGCCAGCACCACGATCGCGGTGCCGTGCTGGTCGTCGTGGAAGACCGGGATGTCCAGCGCCTCGCGCAGCCGCGCCTCGATCTCGAAGCAGCGCGGCGCGGAGATGTCCTCCAGGTTGATGCCGGCGAACCCGGGCGCGATGGCCTTGACGATGGCGACGATCTCGTCGGGGTCCTGGGTGTCCAGGCACAGCGGCCAGGCGTCGATACCGGCGAACCGCTTGAACAGGGCCGCCTTGCCCTCCATCACCGGCAGCGCCGCGCGCGGGCCGATGTTGCCCAGGCCCAGCACCGCGGAGCCGTCGGTGACCACGGCGACGGAGTTGCGCTTGATCGTCAGCCGGCGGGCGTCCTCGGGGTTGGCCGCGATGGCCATGCACACCCGGGCCACGCCGGGGGTGTAGACCATCGAGAGGTCGTCGCGGTTGCGGATGGGATGCTTGGAGGCCATCTCGATCTTGCCGCCGAGGTGCATCAGGAACGTGCGGTCGGAGACCTTCCCGATCGCCACGCCCTCGATCGAGCGCAGCTTGCTGACGATCTCGTCGGCGTGCGCGGTGGAGGTGGCGGCGATGGTGACGTCGATGCGCAGCTTCTCGTGGCCCGAGGCGGTGACGTCCAGGCCGGTCACCGAGCCGCCTGAGGACTCCACCGCGGTGGTGAGCCGCCCGACCGCGGTTCCGCTGGCGGGCACCTCCAGACGGACGGTGATCGAGTACGAGACGCTTGGCGCCGTTGCCATGACGACCTTCTTCCGATTCCTGCGTGAGGGTGGTGCGGTGCGCCGGGGGCGGACTCCGGCGGGGCCGCGAGGACGGGCGGCCGGGCCGGCGGCGCCGACACGGCGCGGACCGATCGTTGCACCTACCGGCCGGTACCCGTGAACGCGGGAAGGTTTCCCGTCCGGCGCGGTGGGCGCAGGGGAATCGTAACTTCCGGGCCCGGTGACCCGGAGAGGCACCGGGTCCTTCAGAGTGCTCCGCGAGGCCCTCGGAGGCGCCGGAGCGCGCCCGGACGGCGGCCGTGCCGTGCTGCGCCCGGGTGAGCGGAGAGAAGACCGCCCCGGGTGGGAAGAGGTTCGGCCCGGGGTTTGTTAGATTGGATACGGCACCGGCTCGATCCAAGCCCCCGGGCCCAACCTTAGGCGCTTCGAGCGCCCACTTGCCGCGAGGCGAGCATGGCGGGTCGGTGTCGTAGACGTGAGGCGAAGGGCGCCCCTCCGAGGTCGGAGGCGGCGCCCTTCGCCGTTGCCGCGCCCCTTCGCCGTTCCCACCCGGCACCCCGCCCCCGGTACCCCGCCCCCGGCCCGGTGCGGGGCTCGGGAGCGGGCGGGCGGCGCGCGGTCGGGGCAGCGGCGGGGAGGGCCGGGGGTCAGTCCCGGCGCAGCAGGTCCGGGACCCCGTCGGCGTCCGGCAGGTCCTTCGGGGCGGCCATGACGGCCAGCTGCTGGGTGGCGCGGGTCAGCGCCACGTAGAGGGTGCGCAGCCCGGCCGGGGACTCCTCGGCGATCTCGGCGGGCGAGACGACCAGCACCGCGTCGTACTCCAGGCCCTTGGCCTCCAGGCTGCCCAGGGCCACCACCCGGTCGCTGAGGCCGGCGACCCACTTCCGGGCCTGGGCGCGCCGCTCCATGGCGACGACCACGCCGACGGTGCCCTCGACCTCCGCCAGCAGCTGCGCCGCCGCCGCCCGCACGTCGCCGCCGAGGTCCCGGCCGGGCTCGCGGCCGGCCACGAGGAAGCGCGGCCGTACGCCGGTGGAGCGCACCGCGGTGGGCGGCTGCGTGCCGGGCATGGCCAGCTCCAGGACGACGGAGGCGACCTCGGCGATCTCCGCGGGGTTGCGGTAGTTGACGGTGAGCGTGAAGCGGCGGCGGGGCCGGGAGCCCAGCGCCTCGTCGCGGGCCCGCTGGGCCTCGTCGGTGTCGGTCCAGGAGCTCTGCGCCGGGTCGCCGACCACCGTCCAGGTCGCCGTACGGCCCCGGCGGCCCACCATCCGCCACTGCATCGGGGTGAGGTCCTGCGCCTCGTCGACGATGACGTGCGTGTACTCGGTGCGCTCCCGGGCCAGCCGCTCCGCCCGCTCCCGGCGGCTCTCGCCGGCGGCCTGCGGCATCAGCTCCTCCAGGCCGGTGAGCTGGTCCAGCGGGTCGACCTCGCGGCGCCGCTCGCGCGGCGGCGGGCCGAGCAGGACGGACAGCTCGTCCAGCAGCGCCACGTCGTGGGCGGTCAGGCCGTCGCGGCGCAGCGAGCGCGCCACCCGCCGCACCTCCGGGGCGTGAGCACCCGGCGCGACCAGCGGGCCAGCCGCTTCTCGTCGGCGAGCGCGGCCAGCACCCCGCGCGGCTCCAGCAGCGGCCACCAGGCGTCGAGGAAGTCGGTGAAGGACTGCTCGTCCGCGACGTCCTCGTCGAAGCCGGCGCGGGCGTCGGCGGCGAGTTCGCCGTCGTCGTAGCGGCGGCCGGACCGGCGCCACAGCGCGTCCAGCAGCAGGCGGCGGGCCCGGGGCCGCAGCAGGTTGACGGGGGCCGTGCCGCTCAGCACCTGCCGGCGCACCTCGGCGAGCTCCGGCTCCTCCAGCTCGATACGGCGGCCGAACGCCACCACCCGCAGCCGGCTGGGGCCGTCCGCCAGGGGCAGGTCCAGGCAGCCGCGGGCGGCGGTCCGCAGCACCTTCTGCATCCGCAGGCTGCCCTTGACGCGCGCGGTGGCGGCGTCGTCGAAGAGGTCGGCGGTGGCACCGTCGACGAGGGAGCCCAGCGCGCGGATCGCCACCTGGCCCTCCTCGCCGAGGGACGGCAGCACGCCTTCGGTGTACGCGACGAGCAGCGGCGTCGGGCTGACGCACAGGATGCCGCCGGCGTAGCGCCGCCGGTCCTGGTAGAGCAGGTACGCGGCGCGGTGCAGGGCCACGGCGGTCTTGCCGGTGCCGGGGCCGCCGCTGACCTCGGTGACGGAGGCCGCGGGGGCGCGGATCACCAGGTCCTGCTCGGCCTGGATGCTGGAGACGATGTCCCGCATGGTGTGGGTGCGGGAGCGGCCCAGCGCCGCCATCAGGGCGCCGTCGCCGACGACGGGCAGGCCCGTCTCCAGGTCCGGGCGCAGCAGGTCGTCCTCGACGCCGAGGACCCGGCGGCCCTTGGAGCGGATCACCCGGCGGCGCACGACCCGGCCGGGGGCGACCGGGGTGGAGCGGTAGAACGGCGCGGCGGCGGGGGCGCGCCAGTCGATGACGAGGGGGGCGTAGTCGGCGTCCAGCACGCCGAGCCGGCCGATGTGCAGGGTTTCGGCGATGTCGGCGGTGTTGTCCGGGCGGACGGCGTCCTCGGCCGGTTCCACGGACGTGTAGGCGCCGTCCGGGCCCTTCACGCCGTCCTTGCCGCCCAGCAGGTCGATGCGGCCGAAGAGGAAGTCCTCGAACTCGTTGTTGAGCCGGTTGAGCCGGATGCCGGCCCGGAAGACCTGGGCGTCGCGCTCCGCCAGGGCACCCGGCGTGCCGACGTGGCCGCGTTGCGCGGCGTCGCTGACCAGGAACTCCGCTTCGTGGATCTTCTCCTCCAAGCGGCGGTACACCCGGTCCAGGTGATCCTGTTCGGCGGCGACCTCCTGGTCCCTGACGCCGGTTGCTGCGGTCTGCGCGGCCACGCAGGGCCCCCTTCTTCCTGTGCCTCGCCCCTACGCGGCCGTGCGAGGAGCAGCCTGCAACCGTACGCGACCTGCGGGCTCCATGCGCACTGCCTCCGGCGGTTCGCCCGGTTTTCGGCTCAGTCTTTCGTCATATGGTCGGCCTTCTGGCGTGGCCGGCCTTGCCTGGCGGGCCGCTTCCGGGGGTCGGGTGCCCCTTGCGGCGCGGCCGGATACGACGGCGCCGTGGCCGGTCGCGCGGTTCCCCGCGCCCCCGGCGGAGGTCCGTCCGCCCCGGCGGGGGTCCGTCCGCCCCGGCGGGGGTCCGTCCGCCGGGGCCGGGATGGCGGCGGGGTCAGGTCGTGCAGCGCTTGAGGCCCTCGGGGGAGTAGCAGGGGACGTCGCCTCGTGCCGTCATGAGGTCCTGGCCGGCGCCGCGGACCATGAAGTCGAGGAACCCTTCGGTGAGGGAGTCCCCGGCCGGCGAGCCGTACGTGTACGCGTACTCGATCTCGGTGAAGGGGTAGCTGGAGTCGGCGATGGTCGAGGCCGAGGGCGCGCGGCCGTTGAGGTCGACGGTGTGCAGGCCCTTGGAGGAGGTCGCGGCGCGCAGTTCGCCGTACCCGATGGCGCCGGGGTGGGCGGCGACCTCACGGAGGACCTCGTCGGTGGAGTCGAGCTCGCAGCGGACGACCTTGGCCGTCGCCGGCGAGTTCTTGTGCACGCAGTCGCGGGAGGTGAACGCGGGCTCGTCCACACCGCCGAGCACCCGGCGCCGGAAGATGTCGCGGGTGCCGGAGTCCGCACTGCGGCTGATGAGCAGCACGGGCAGGTCCGGGCCGCCGAGCTGGCCCCAGTTGGTGATGTCGCCGCTGTAGATCCGCCGTATCTGATCCACCGTCAGATTGGTTGCCGGCACCTGGTCGTTGACGACGACGGCGAACGCTATGACGGCGGTGCGGTGGCCGACGAGTTTCGGCGAACTCCCCTCGGCCTTGGGGCCGTCGGACATGGCGATCACCGCGGACGCGTCCTTCGCCGCGCCGTCCGACGCGAGCTGCCGTACGCCCTCGTCGCTGCCCTGCGCGCTGACGTCGACCGTGGCGTGCGGGCACTCGGAGGCGTACTTCGCGGCCATCTCCTCCGCGGCCGGCGCGAACGCGGTGGAGCCGGTGATCCGCAGGCTTCCCCGCTCGCAGCCGGCCGGCGGCGGGGCGCTCCGGCCGACGAAGATGATGCCGGCCAGCACGGTGACGCAGACGGTCAGCATGATGGTGACGAGCCGGGCCGGCCGGGTGAAGAGCGGCGGCTTGTCGTCCATCGGGACGGACCGGTTGGGCTTGATCTTCCCCCCGGCGATGCCACCGGTGATCTCGACCCCGGAGCGGACCGGGCCGCCGGTGAGCCGGACCAGCAGCTTGTAGTGCTCGCCCGGGTTGAGCGGCACGCGGGGCAGGAAGATCCGGTCGCCCTCGTGCAGCACGCCGGTGGCGGTCTCGGAGAGCCTGAAGTGCTCGATGAGCGCGCCGGGGTCGGGCTGGGTGACGGCCGCGCTCTGCACCTGGCGGCCGGCGAACTGGACGGTGAGGGCGCGTAGTTCGTCGCGGCCGGTGTAGTCGTCGGCCCTGATGCTCTCCGCGCCGTCGTTCTCGATCCGCAGCAGGAGCAGCGTGGCGTCGGGTGTCCGGGGCGAGGAGTTGAAGAGCTCGTTGTCGCTGTCGACGGCGATGTCCATCTGGACGCGGTAGCCGATGCTCTTGCCCTGCGACAGGCGCTCGTACCAGACGACGCCGACCGACACCACCACGCCGACCAGCGCGGTGACCAGAGCCACGACGTTGTCGGCGTCGAGGTAATCACCCATGGTTTGCTTCGCCTCGTCCCCGTGACGACACCCGGCAGCCGTACCGCTGCGGCGGTGCGGTCAACGTAAGCGGGCGCGCGGGGCAAGGAAGCGCCTTACTGAACCGATAATCCGATGTTCACCCGGGATTCGCGTTCCTCGGCCGTCCAGCCCCACCGACCTCTCCGACCTCGCGCCGCCAACGCGCCGTCAACGCGCCGCCGAGCCGCCCGGGACCCGATAGGGCGCGTCCGGGCCGCCGGACCGCCCGGGCCCGGCCGAGCGGCCCGGAACGCGGCCGGACCTCGGCGCGCGACGGCCCCCGTGGCTCACCCGGCGAGGAGGGCACGCCTGCGGTGGCGGGCCACCCGCTCGCGGTTGCCGCAGACCTCACTGCTGCACCAGCGGCGCCGGTGCCCCCGGGACGTGTCCACGTAGACCCGGCCGCACCCCTCGCCCTCGCACCGGCGCAGCCGCTCCCGGGCGGCCGGATCGGTCAGCAGCTCCACCGCGTCCCGCGCCAGCAGCGACAGCAGCCCGTCGCAGGTGGGCGGGGCGGCCATACCGCGGCGCAGCCCCGTCCCCGTCCCCTCCCCGCCGTCCGCCGGACCCGTCCCGCCGCAGACCGCCTCGGGCACCGGAGGCGCCACCCGGGCGTACCCGTTGAGCGCGGCCACGTCCCGCGGGTCGGCCGGCAGTCCGGCCAACTCCCCGTCCACCAGACGCAGTACGAGTTCCCGCAGCGCGGCGAACCGCGGCGGCCACTCGCCGGTGGCCGGGACGGCCACGCCCGCGGGCACCAGTCCCGCCGCGCGGAGCCAGCCGGTGAGCGCCACCGGGTCCCACAACGCGTCCTCATCAGAGGCCGGACCTCCACCGCCCGCCGCCACCAGATCCAGAGACCGCCGGCCCCCGTCGAACCGCATGCGCCACACCTCCCCCACCAGGGTGACACCACCATCCCTGAGTGGACCAGACCACGTGCGCGCCAGCAGGCGGCGGGGCGGCACCGCGATCATGACGGACCGTCACATTCAAGGGGGCTGGGGAATCAGGCGTGTTGCGGCACCACCCCTCCGGTTACCCCACCCGACCGACTCCACCGGTGGCGGCGGCACCCGTACCCGCCTGAACCGCCGTCCTCCGACCCCCGCCGCGACTCGGGGGCGCCAGGGTCATCACCGCTCCCGCCGCCCCCGCCTACGGGGCGGACGGGTGCGGGTCGAGCGCCAGGCGGTAGCCGCGCTTGACGACCGTCTGCACCAGCTCCGGCGCGCCCAGCGCCGTCCGCAGCCGGCCCATCGCCGTCTCCACCGCGTGCTCGTCGCGACTCGTGCCCGGCAGCGCCCGCAGCAGGTCGGGGCGGGACACCACCCAGCCGGGGCGGCGGGCCAGCGCCCGCAGCAGCGCCATCCCGGCGGGCGGCACGGGCCGCAACTCGCCGTCCACCAGCGCCGCCTGCCCGCGGATCTCCAGCTCACGCCGGGCGACCGGCAACCTCCTGGCCCGCGCGGGCAGTTCATGGGTGATCAACTGCACCAGCGGCCCGAGCCGGGACCGTTCGGGCTGGAGCGCAGGCACGTGGTGGGCGAGGAGCGGTTGCGCGGTGACCGAGCCCACGCAGACCGCCGGCACGTCGGAACGGAGCGCGTCAAGCAGCGCGTCGAGCCGCCCCAGCCGATCCGCCCGGGACAGCAGCGAGGCCGCGGCGGGCGCCGAGGTGAAGCTCACCGCGTCCACGGCCCGCACGATCACCGCGTCCACCAGCCGGTCCACCGGGCCGAGGTCCTCCGGCGGCAGCCACCGGTACACCGGCACGCCCACCACCCGCGCACCGGCCGCGCTCAGCGCCTCGACGAAGCCGGGCAGCGGCTCGCCGTGCAGCTGCACCGCCACCCGCCGGCCCCGCACCCCCCGCTCCAGCAGCCGATCCCGCACCTCCGCCATCGCGTCCGAGTCCGGCGTCCAGCTCTCCCGCAGCCCGGCCGCACGGATCGCCCCGCACGCCTTCGGTCCACGCGCCAGCAGCTCCGCCGCCGCCAGACGGCCCAGCAGTGCCTCGCCCAGACCCCAGCCCCGGCCGCCTCCAGCCAGCCGCGGAAGCCGACCGCGGTGGAGACGACGACGACATCCGGCGCGTCGTCCAGTAGCTCCTTCGTGACGGCCAGCAACTCCGCGTCGTCGGCCAGCGGCACGATCCGCAGGCTGGGCGCGTGCACCACGGCAGCACCCCGCCGTTCCAGCAGCGCGGCCAGTTCGCCGGCCCGCCGCTCCGCCGTCACCCCGACGGTGAACCCGGCCAGCGGCAGCACCTCCACCGCGCCGCCGCCACTCCGGCCGACCTCGCCGCCGACTCGGGCTCCGCCCCGGCGCCGGCCCCGTCCCCGCTCGCGCCGTCCGCCCCGGACTCCGCTGCCATGACCCGCCCACCTCTGCTGACGACGACGCTCCCTGCCACCCGCCGGTGCACCCGCGCCGCGCCGTCCCAGGCGCCCCGGCCCCTCCATGGTCCCGCGCGGCCCGCCGACCCGGCGCCCGCGCCCGGGCCGCATAGGGCCCGATACGTCTGTGGCCGGGCTCTGCCCCCTGACGAGACGTGAACCCGGCCTCCCCACCACCGCGGCAAGGACCACGATCGTCCCAAGACGCCGTAACAACCACGGTTCGCCCTGATTTCCCCGCTGTTACGTCCCGCCAGTGGGCGGACCTGCCGCAGGCGACGAGGACGTCCCTACGCGCGCCTCACGCGGTGGCGGCGTGACCACAGGTGAACCAGACGGTCTTGCCGATGCCGTGGGCGCGGGGCGTGACGCCCCGGTCATCGGCCAGCACCTCCACCAGTGCGAGGCCCCGGCCCGTCTCCTGCTCGTCGTCGGCCGCCCGCACCACCGGCATGCCGAGGCCCGCGTCCGACACCTCGACCCGCAGCGCCGCCTCCTCCCGCACACACCGCACCTCGATCTGCCGCCCCCGCACCCGCGCGTACCGCACCGCGTTGGTGACCAGCTCACTCAGCAGCAGCACGGCGGTCTCGACGGACTCCTCCGGCAGCTCCCACGCCTCGGCCTGCGCACGGAACGCGGTCCGCACCCGCCCGACACTGCGCGGATGCCGCGCCAGACGCCAGGCGACGGCCTCGGGCTCGGGCCCGGGTCCGGGCTCGGGCTCGGGCTCGGGCTGAGACTCGGTCTCGGCCGAGGTGGACGGCCCCGGCACGGAAGGGCATTCCAAGGGAGCTTCGTCCGGCTCAACTCCTCCCCGGATCAGAGGCGTTCTGGGCGTGGCGCGGATGTGCATGCGGAAGCTCCGGGATTACGGGAACGGGGAGAACGGCCGCCAGTCGAGTGACCCGCCGTATTTCCATGGTGGCCGTCCGCCACCACCGCCCCAAGACGTTCTGCGTCCCACCCTTCTGCCGGGCACAAGGCGACTCCACGCCTTTTCGTTTCTCGGGCCTCGGCGCTTTCCCGCGGGTCCCACAGCCCCACCCAGCGCGAGGTTCCCTTGTCCCACAACCCGCTTTGGGACAAGTGCGAACCCCCAGGTCGGCACCCTGACCCCTCTTCAGCCTCTACGCGGATCTCACTTTTCGCATCGCACCGGTCGCGCTGCGCCACTAGGCTCGAATGCCGCACCCTCTGTCCCTCACGCGGGACCGGCACACCAGGAGGTCCGCGCACATGACACCCACCCCTCGCGAACTCAAGCCTGTCGAGTCCGCGCGCGACCTCTTCAGTTCAGAGCTCCGCAGACTACGTCTCGGGGCAGGCATGTCCCTGGACGCGCTCGCGGACATCGTCAACTACTCCAAGTCTCACGTACACGGCGTCGAGGTCGGCGACCGGGTCCCGCTACCCCCGCTTCCCGAGAAGCTGGACGCGGCTTTCGGCTCGGGCAAGCTGTTCGCA
This portion of the Actinacidiphila yeochonensis CN732 genome encodes:
- a CDS encoding NAD-dependent malic enzyme — its product is MATAPSVSYSITVRLEVPASGTAVGRLTTAVESSGGSVTGLDVTASGHEKLRIDVTIAATSTAHADEIVSKLRSIEGVAIGKVSDRTFLMHLGGKIEMASKHPIRNRDDLSMVYTPGVARVCMAIAANPEDARRLTIKRNSVAVVTDGSAVLGLGNIGPRAALPVMEGKAALFKRFAGIDAWPLCLDTQDPDEIVAIVKAIAPGFAGINLEDISAPRCFEIEARLREALDIPVFHDDQHGTAIVVLAALTNALRCVGKQIGDLRVVMSGAGAAGTAILKLLLAAGVKHAVVADIHGVVHAERDDLVDADPDSALRWIADNTNPEGVTGTLKEAVVGADVFIGVSAPNLLDGADVARMAEGAIVFALANPDPEVDPAVARETAAVVATGRSDFPNQINNVLVFPGVFRGLLDAQSRTVNTEMMLAAARALAGVVGDDELNPNYIVPSVFNDKVAGAVAGAVREAARAQDGRQQDAFEVPSA
- a CDS encoding PstS family phosphate ABC transporter substrate-binding protein encodes the protein MGDYLDADNVVALVTALVGVVVSVGVVWYERLSQGKSIGYRVQMDIAVDSDNELFNSSPRTPDATLLLLRIENDGAESIRADDYTGRDELRALTVQFAGRQVQSAAVTQPDPGALIEHFRLSETATGVLHEGDRIFLPRVPLNPGEHYKLLVRLTGGPVRSGVEITGGIAGGKIKPNRSVPMDDKPPLFTRPARLVTIMLTVCVTVLAGIIFVGRSAPPPAGCERGSLRITGSTAFAPAAEEMAAKYASECPHATVDVSAQGSDEGVRQLASDGAAKDASAVIAMSDGPKAEGSSPKLVGHRTAVIAFAVVVNDQVPATNLTVDQIRRIYSGDITNWGQLGGPDLPVLLISRSADSGTRDIFRRRVLGGVDEPAFTSRDCVHKNSPATAKVVRCELDSTDEVLREVAAHPGAIGYGELRAATSSKGLHTVDLNGRAPSASTIADSSYPFTEIEYAYTYGSPAGDSLTEGFLDFMVRGAGQDLMTARGDVPCYSPEGLKRCTT
- a CDS encoding CGNR zinc finger domain-containing protein, with product MRFDGGRRSLDLVAAGGGGPASDEDALWDPVALTGWLRAAGLVPAGVAVPATGEWPPRFAALRELVLRLVDGELAGLPADPRDVAALNGYARVAPPVPEAVCGGTGPADGGEGTGTGLRRGMAAPPTCDGLLSLLARDAVELLTDPAARERLRRCEGEGCGRVYVDTSRGHRRRWCSSEVCGNRERVARHRRRALLAG
- a CDS encoding ATP-binding protein, with translation MPGPSTSAETESQPEPEPEPGPGPEPEAVAWRLARHPRSVGRVRTAFRAQAEAWELPEESVETAVLLLSELVTNAVRYARVRGRQIEVRCVREEAALRVEVSDAGLGMPVVRAADDEQETGRGLALVEVLADDRGVTPRAHGIGKTVWFTCGHAATA